Below is a genomic region from Pectobacterium polaris.
TTTAGGCCATTAGGCTTTTTAAACTTGAAGGCAGTGTGATTATTCAGCGTTTGCATATGGCAAAAAAGCGATTTATCTTGGTATAAATCTGTCAAATTTCATCGTGTATATGAAAATTCCCTCGTTAGCCTCTTTTCGCTTCTTTGAAGCGGCCGCACAAACCGGTAGCTTTGTTAAAGCCGCCGAGTCCCTGCATGTCACACATGGTGCCGTCAGCAGGCAGATCAGATTGCTGGAAGATGCGCTGGGGGTTGAGCTATTTGAACGACGCAACCGCGCGATCTTTTTAAACGCAGCGGGCCGTTCTTTGCATACGGTCACGCAGTCCGTTTTTGAACAGCTCGAAGGTGCGGTCTATCGGCTACAGCAAGGTGCGCAGGATGACGTGCTGACGCTGTCATGCGAACCCACGATTGCCATGAAATGGCTGATTCCGCGGCTACCGGCTTTTAATCTGGCGAATCCCGATATCAAACTGCATCTGGTGGCTGCGGGCGGGCCGATTGATTTTGTGCGTAGCGGCGTTGACCTCGCGCTGCGGCGTGACGATTTTCACTGGGACCCACAAACGCATGGGGTAAAGGTGTGTGATGAATGGATGGGGCCGGTAAGCCGTGACAAAAACGAGCGAAAAAACAGTCTGGAAGGGATGCGTTTGCTCTATACCGGTACGCGACCAAAAGCGTGGGCAACCTGGCAACGACAGACGCATGTGTCACTCAAAGGCAGTACCAGAGCGGACTATGAACACTTTTATCTGTGTATTCAGGCGGCTGTATCGGGATTAGGCATGGCAATGGCGTCTTTCCTGATGGTGCAGGACGAGATTGCAAACGGGCAACTGCATGCCCCGTATGGATTTGCGCGGGAGGGTTCTGCTTATTATCTGTTATCGCCTATCCCCCTTGAGCAAAATGAAAAGTATGTACGATTTCATACCTGGCTAATGCAGGAAGTGTCCACCTGCCTTTCCGGGGTTGAAAATGCTTGTTAAACCCGCACTGGAAAGACAATGACAGCACATTCCCGTGAAGCTAATTTCACGACAATCAACATGATTATCGCCGCCTCACTCGTGGGGTTGGTCACAGGGTACACGCTGCCGCTAATCAGCCTGAAGCTGGCCGAGCTCGGGCACAGCACGGCAACGCTCGGTATTCTGGCAGCCCTTCCAGCGGCGGGGATGATGCTATCCTCTTTCGTTACGCCGTGGCTCAGCCGCCGCCTGCACGCGAGCTATCTGTTATCCGGCAGCCTGATCATTCTGGCGGCATCAACCGTTGCCTCGTGCCTGCTGTCACACCCTGTTGCGCTCATTTTCCCTCGTCTGTTAACCGGGCTCGCCTCGGGGGTTTTGGTGGTGCTGGGAGAAACCTGGGTCACCAGTCGGGCGTCAGACAAACACAAAGCGACGCTGACGGGGCTGTATGCCGCTGTTTTCACAGGATGTCAGCTGATAGGGCCGCTGCTCATTGCCGCTGGTGAGCCGATGCAAACCTATGCGCTATGGCTGATTTGCGCGATATCCGTCGTGTGTGGATTCATGCTGAGGAACTGCGCCACGATGATTCAGGCAGATGAATCGTCTTCATCGTCTTATCGAGATCTTGTCCCTTTTCTCCCGGCAATCGCCTCTGGCGTGCTCTGCTTCTCCTTCTTCGATGCCAGTATCCTTTCGCTCTTTCCGCTTTACGGCATGGAACAGGGCTTGGACGAAAAATCCGCGATCTTACTGGTCACACTCATATTTCTGGGCGATGCCATATTTCAGACGCCGATTGGCTGGCTGGCAGATAAATGCGGCATCATCAAAATCCACATCAGCTGCGGCATCCTTTTCTGTGTGATGCTGGTCTTGATCACCTTCTCGTTCGCCTCCCCTTCACTTCTGGTCCCCGTCTGTATCGTACTGGGCGCAGCGGCAGGCGGGCTTTACACGCTGTCTCTGGTTCGGGCGGGTCAGAAATTTGCCGGTCAGCGGCTAATTGTGATGAATTCACTTCTGGGGCTGGTGTGGTCCGCAGGCAGTATCAGCGGGCCGCTATTCTCTGGTGCCGCCATCACGTTTTACGGCTACGACGGCCTCATCGCCATCTTGCTGCTAACCGGCGTGCTGTTTGTCGGCATACAGGGCGTATTAAGAAAAGAACGCGTATCGCGCTCGTTGGGTGAAGAGTAAATATAGAAATCTGGCTCACCAAACCTGCTACGGCTTGGGAGCCAGAAATAGAGACGCCAGATGGGCACCTTATGCAGCCATTTCGCGTTTGAACACCTCCAGCGTGTGTGCCTTGACACAGATAAATTCAGGATCGCTCATCGCCTCCGCACCGCGCGGGCGCGCCAAATTGAACGGAATAATCTCCGACACCGTCGTTGGCCGGCGCGTCAGCAGCAGGATTTCGTCCGCCAGAAATACCGCATCTTCTAAATCGTGTGACACGATAACCATCGTCACGCCAGTCGCCACCTGAACTTCTTGCAGCTTGTCACGGATGAACAGCGTCATTTCAAAATCCAGCGCGGAGAATGGCTCATCCAAAAACATCACCTCCGGCCCCGTCGCCAGCGCGCGCATGATACATACCGTCTGCTGCTGTCCACCTGAAAGCTCATACGGATAACGCTGAAGATCGAAGCGAATATCAAACATCGCGATCAGTTCATCCATCCGCGCCTGAACGTCTTGCTTGCGCATGCCGCTGCGCACCAGCGGATAAGCAATATTCTTCCAGGCGCTCATCCAGGGGAAAAGCGCATCACGATAGTTTTGAAACACATACCCGATTCTGGTTTCTGACAGCGTTTTGCCATCAAACAGGATATCGCCGCTATCGACGGGAATCAGCCCGGCAATCATGTTCATCAACGTCGATTTACCACAGCCATTCGGCCCGAAAATAGACACGATTTTGCCACGTGGTAAATCCAGATTCAGGTCGGTATAGAGCGGCTGACCCGCAAACGACTTGTTCAAGCCGCGAATGGTGACGTGGGTGTTCGGTGCCGGATAAGGCGGAAAAGCGGTATCCAGTTTTTCCAATTGCGCTGTATGAGATGTCATCATGCTTTGCCACTCCAGTGAACAATTCGTTTCTCTACCACTAAAAACAGGACGTTAAGCAGATATCCCAGTGCGCCCGTAATCAGAATCGAGGCGTACATATCCCGAATATTGAACACCTGTTGAGCATCAATGATGCGGTGCCCCAACCCCGTTTCCGAACCAATAAACATCTCTGCGACAATCACGATCACTAGCGCCATCGACACACCAGTGCGCAGGCCGACAAAGGTTTGTGCCAGACTTTCCAGCAGCATGATGTCTTTAAAAATATGCCAGCGAGAAATCCCCATGACCTGCGCCGCCATCAGACGGGTTTTCTTTGCATTCATCACGCCATAGGCGCTGTTGAACAGAATCACCAGCACAGCGGCAAACGCCGAAATGGCAATCTTATTCGCATCGGTTATTCCGAAAATCAGCAAAAATAGTGGAATCAGCGCCGATGACGGCGTAGAGCGGAAGAAGTCGATCAAGAACTCCAGACTGCGGTAGATCTTTTCGTTGCTACCTAAAATGACGCCGAGCGGCACGCCAATCAGTGCAGCAAAACCAAACGCCACCAGCGTACGGTATAGCGTCGCACCGATATCGGTACGCATGCTGGCATCCGCGAAAGACTGGAACATATAACCCAGCGTCTCAACGGGCGAGGGTAATAAAATAGGGTTCAGCCATTTCGCGCTGACGGCCAATTGCCAAAAGAGAAACAGCAGAATCGGGCCGACAGCGGGTAATAATTTAGACGTCCAATGCTGGCGCATAATCGAGCACCTCCCTTAAGGCTGATAAATCAGGCTGCTGACATCCACTGGCTGCCGGAAGATTTTTCTTTCAGTGAACACGTCATAAAACTTCTGGAACCACGCCAGATTGTCGCCTTTTAGCTCGTCGTACATGACAAACCCCGGCAGCGGCACTTCTTTACTCAGTTCGGCCTCAATGCTGGTGTAACCCGTGATGTGATCGCGAGCGGCTTCTGGATTCTGCTGAATAAACTGCACCGATTTGGCATAGGCCTGCGTGAAGCGTTTTGCATCCGCCACCCGACTTTCGATAAAACCGCTATTTAACGCTGCCGCACCGCCAAACCACGGCGCATCGGGATTATCGAGCACATAACGCGAGATCACACCGGTTTCCAGGGTACGCGATAGCCCTTTCAGCCGGCCGACGGTTCCCGTCGGTTCCAGAGTATAAACACCGTCAATCTGACCCGCGGCCAGCGCAGCCACATGTTGCCCGACGGGTAATTCCGTCACGCGCAGCTCGTCCGCCGTAAAACCATTTTTCTCCAGAATGATTTTTGTCATCACCACATTCTGAATACCCGGCCCACAGGCGATACGCTTGCCTTTCAGCTCCGCGATACTTTTTACATCGCTGTTTAACGGCACCAGAAATTCATCCAATACCATCCGATGATTAGAAGGATTCGAGCAAATGATCTTGAACAGGCCGGGTGAGGTAATCGCCCCTAATCCCAATGCGCCAGTGGCCGTACCGTTGGCGCATCCGTGTATACGGCCCGTAATCATCCCCTCGACAATCTGTTGCGGGCTGGCGAACTTCACCGCTCGCACATTCAACCCTGCCTCTTTGAAAAAGCCCCGCTCAACGCCCACATATAAAGGCAAGCCGCCCACAATCGGCCAGTAACCAATGCGGATTTCTTCCCCTTCGGCGGCAAAAGCCATTCCCGGCAGCAAGCTGCTTAGCGTCAGCGCGCCTGCGCTAACCGCTGACCACTTCATCAACTGCCTGCGTTTACGATCGATCTTGTCATTGTTATTTTTCATTGTATTCCCCCTTCAACGGTGAGCTAACAACAGCCGATAACCACCAGCCTGAAAAAACCGATCAGGTCGATTGCCTGAGTCGCCCCATCTTGTACACAAGATGGTATGTAAGACTAAGCACAGGCCGTGCCATGTTTATTAGCGCCATAAAACCCCAGCAAACACGCCGATCCGGCTGCGTTAGCGCACCAAAAAAAAGCAAAACGTTACAAAAATGCATTGCGAGTGATGCAGAGTGACTCGCCATCAGCACATCGCCTTCTTGCTGAGGCAGACAAATGTGGCATCATAAAAAATCCATCAGAGGCGATATGCTTTTCTACGTTAGGGATTGTCATGCCAATCATGCACACGGATGTTTTATCTATAGATTTCCCCTCAACTTTCACGTCCATTGAGCAGATAGGACAAGGGGGACTCGGCCAATACGCCACTGACGATGGCGCCGTTGCGCTAAACATTTACCCGGTGAGTGGAGAACTGCTGCATAAAGTAGAAACGGGGCAGGTAGAGCGATATCGTGCTTTCTGCGGTAAAAGCTATGGCACACTCACCTGGCTTGAGGAAAAAACGTTAATCCTCGAAAACGACAGCGCATTGTTAATGACGGCGGAAGGGATTTACGGCTTCGCCTACCTATTCGCGTTTATCCGCTTAACGGATACGGTTTGCCTTTTCGCTGGGGGATACTGCCCGCAGGATCGGCAACAAGAACATTTCAAAACCCTAGAAACCGCGCTACGCAGCCTGCGGATTATCACCACAACCCCAGAGATGGCATTGATCCTCCATAGAAAAGCATTAGGGGAAGAAGAAGCGGGGGCCAACGCCATTCAGGAAAACAAGGTAGAAATAAAGCAGGAAAAGACAACCGAGACGCCAACCTTTACCCCTATGCCCATCGATCCAGCCTTGCACCCGCTGCTGGCGGAGTACTCTCCGTTACGGCGGCACCTTGTGGATGCGCTGCTCTCGGCGGATACCATCGCCCCTATAGTCCATGCCGTGGCTGGCACCTTGCGTAGCAGCGTCGATTTCTATCATGGCGAAGAGGACGACCAGACAGCGCTGGGCAATCATCGGCTAGGCGGTCTGCCAGATTTACCTGTCGATATTCCCTACCCTTGCGTCAGCGTCACAGAAGACACCTTGCTCGAATACGAGGAATGCTGGCAAGAAGGTGAAGACGAAAAAGACGAGTGCATTTTCCCCTGGGACGACGTCACAAAGACCTATCGTGTACCGCTGGAATTTATTGCGCAGATAGACTGCCGCACTTTGGCACCGCTACAGGACTATCTGCCGCGCGAAGGAACCCTATTCTTCTTTCTGGAATGTGGAAGCAGCCCTGTAACAACCCGAGGGAAAGTCATCTATGTGCAGGATGCTGCACGTCTGTGCAGCGGCACACGCTTTGCCGACTTGGCCTTCAATGACGAGAGGACGCTCGGGCAGAAGCCCGCCTTTCAACTGCATCCGAGAACCAGCGTCGCCATACCCAGCTTTTACGCATTGCGCCAAAATCCTCATCTTGAAGCCCTATTGTGCTCGCGCATGAGTCTGGAACAGCAGGCCGAGCTGGACAATGATGTATACGACGATGCGCTGTCCCGTCTTGGCTTTGCGCAATATTACGCCTGGCAGTTACGGCAACTGGGGACATTCAATCTATTACCTAATAGTAAAGCGACGGAAGAGCAACTCGCCTGGATGGTCGAAAGGGAGATGCTGCCGCCAGACTTTTCGCCTGATGCCCCGTTGCCTGAATATCAGGGCATTGCCCGAATCAACGGCTGTGGCTTCAGCCAGCATGAATTACCCGAGTTGCAGGCAGCACAGAAATTGGGTGGAGAAGCGCAGGACTGGCTGGTGCTGTTTCAGGTCTGTCTGGACGGACAATTTCAGTGGGATGACGGTACGCTGAATTTCATCATCCATCGCACCGACCTTGCAGCACTACGCTTCGACCGCGTATTTCTGGTCTGTGACTACTGAGGATGTGTGTTGCCAAAGCGCAGTGAGCAATGTGGATAAACGCGCTGACTAGCGAATAAGCGCGACGACAATCCACCGCGAATTAATTGTGGTGATTGTCGTCGATGTTGCGTGGTACAGGCTTAAGACTTGGCGCTGAGCTGCGTGAAGACGGCTTGTAGGGTAGCGGCTTCGTAGGTTGGCGCGATGTCCGAATCGTTGGCGGCGCCACCTGCATTGAACCAGCAACTGTCTATGCCGTACAGGTTCGCCCCAAGGATATCGGCATCGAGCCTGTCGCCCACGATGATCGCCTCGGCTTTTTTGAACGAACTGAACTTGCTGGCGGAGAACTCGAAGAAACGTGCATCCGGCTTGGCGAAGCCGCAAGCCTCAGAGGTAGCGACAAACGAGAGCCAATCCGCCAGACCCGAGTTCGCCACCCGCTTCGCCTGCACATGCTCAATACCGTTGGTAATAATGCCAACTTCACCAATCTCGGCAAGCGCTTCACAGATCTGAACCGCGCCATCCACCAGCACCACGGTCTCAGGTAGGCATTCCAGATAGAGATTGCTCGCTTTGTGGGGATCGATATCGATGCCATGAAGGGAAAACGTGCGCCGAAATCGTTCTACTTTCAGGAGATCCTTGGAGATTTTCCCCTTCTCAAACTCGCTCCATAGCTGAGAATTCTCACGCTGATAGTCTGCGAACAGGGTCGTATTTTCAATATCGACGCCAAGGTTCGTCAGCGTACGCGCAAACGAAAGACGCTCAGAGGCTTTGAAATCCAACAGCGTGTCGTCAAGGTCAAACAGGAAATGGCGGTATTTCATAAATGTTGGTTACTCTGCATCAAGGAATCACTTCTGACGGAGACGGACTGCGCTGGCTTAGCGGCGGTCAGCGCACGGTTAACCCCCAGAAGCACAACGAAGAATGATAGCGTCAATAGCCCGATCATCACCCACGGAAACGCACCCGGGCCTGCGCTGCTGAGAAGTAATCCTCCAATGACGCCCCCTGAGGCCACCGCAGTATTCCACGATGTGGTAGACATCGACTGTGCGACGTCCACGGCGTCAGAAGAAAGGTGGGTCATTGCCGTTTGCGTGACGACGGAGAATCCCCCGAAAGAGATGCCCCACATAAAGACTGCCAGAATCAGAATGGCCTGTACATCGGACCAAAGGCCCAGAAGAAGCGTCGCCGCGGCGAATAAGAACACCTCAGCAGGACCGAGACGCTTGAGATTCCCATCGACGATAATGCCTGACAGTACGAGGCCAAAGACCGCACCCGCCCCGAAAATAAACAGCACACCGTTGAGCCAGTCACCCATGGCAGAAGCCACGAGGAAAGGCTCGATGTAAATATACAGAATATTGTGCGTGACGATGTAGGTGAGGATCAGCGCAAGCGTCGCCCCGACACCGCGCTTGGCGGCGACCTGAGGCAGTGATAGCCGATTATCAGCCGATTCACCCGGGAAATCGGGAGCAAAAAGCGCGATCCAGACCACAAGAAGCACCGCAATAACCGACACAAGTCCAAATGCGCCCTGCCAGCCGATGACTGAACCGAGAAGGCCGCCAATCGGTACGCCGAGAACCAGCGCTGCCGTCGAGCCCGCACCGACAATAGCGATTGCACGCCCGAGTAACCATCTGGGAACCATACGGGAGGCGTACCCGGCAAGCATCGACCACACCACGCCACCGAACAGGCCAGCAACAAAGCGGGCAGCCAGTGATAAAACGTAGTTGTCTGAAAAGGCGGTCACCGCATTCACGACGGCAAATCCACTAATCGCGATGAGCAGCAAGGGCTTGCGCCGCATGCCTCGCGTCAGCGCCGTAGCAGGAATCGCAGATAACAGCGCTCCCAACGCAAATGCAGTGATGAACTGGCCAGCCAGACTTTCAGAGACATCAAGACCCGTCGCGATCGAACTGAGGAGCCCTGCCGGCATGATCTCAGTGAGTAAGGTCAGAAACGCGGCTGTCGCAAGTGCGAGGAGCTTTAACACGGGGAGAGATGGGGTTTGGATTCGATTTGCACTCAAAATAATTATTTACCTGTAACACTGGCCTGTCGTAACACACGGAATGGAGTAACACACTAAATTTGGCCATCTGAACAGAGATGATACCACCACATTCTTATACAAACAGGTAACATTGTGCTCAGGGGCGCAATACGCGGTGGGTAAATAATGTTGAAAATCTCTTTTTTTACTCTTTTTATTAGGTACTTAAAAGAAACGACCATTCGGCATCCAGACATTTTTGGGCTTAAGAATTTTTCGCCGACAGAACTGGTTTCTCAAGGATACGAGTTAGTCGGCGATCCGACTGATTTTCATTTTTATGAGAAGGGCTATGTTATTGGTTACCATAATAAAAAGCTGAATATTGTTTTGAAACGCTATTTTTATCTCGATGAGAATGCCGGAAGCGGTCTCTCAATAGGAAGGGGAGCGAGCCTTATTTCTCTTTTGAAATGCTATAAGGCCGTTTATTTAGCTGATGGTATGACTGAACCTGTTTTTGACTTTTATTTTTCAGAGGATAAAAAAGAAGGGGCCGTGATATTAAGGGATTCCGTCGTGGTTCGCTTTAATCAATGGAGCACAAAAGGACAATATTCGATTGTCACTATTGAGAGTGATTTTAGTGAATCGGCACTATTTAGCAATGTTTCAACCAATGCAGTTAAAAGCACCCTGTATGCTTATGACTATCATCTACTGCTCTCAAAACCGACTTCCAGACGTGAACCTAATGCGTTTAATCGGCTAGCTAACTTTCTTTCGGCTTGAATGGGTTATAATCTATGGTGAAGTTCACACAACTCTGTTTTATAAACGTAAATTGCAGGCAACAACCTGCAATTTACGGTAGAAAATAAAGAATTATTATTTCTTCATTTCAATGCTTTTCATTGCCTCTTTGCTTAGGCCATCCTTTGAACTGCTAATAACGCAATTGTAAGTTTCACTTTCATTAATAACCATAAAAGTGCTAACCGGGTTTTTCATTTTTTTATCAACAGAGAAAATAATATAAGCATTTGGTAAGGAACTAGGTTTAAATGCACCAAACGAGTAGCTATCAGATAAACCGAGAGGGGATAAGTCAGCCGTTAATTCCATGGGTTGCGTACTGTGCGGCGAAGGGAACATGGATTTTGCTGACATCATCATTGACTGGGTGTTAATGTTATATTCTGTTGTCACTTTCATACCGACGTATTTTGATTCAGGCATATTCAGCTGTTTCTCACACATCGCATCGTGCTGCGGACTAGGCGTTCCATTTTGCAGGACAGCATGAATGTGTTTTAATTCAACTTGGTCTTTTCCGGTATGTGCTTTTGCCATGTCATCAGCCTGAGCAAACCCACTCATCACCAAGGCTGCCGTTGCTACAACGTGTAAAATAGTGCTATTCATTGCGTTCATTTTTTCTATCCTCTTTTATCTACAGGAAAACCATATGAACCATGCTAACAACCCGTTAATTATTAAATAACTAACCGGAATACTTCATGAGATTTAAAGAGTATTTCCCAGATAAGTTCGGATAGAAAAACAAATCACTGAAAAAGCACGATAATAACCAGCATCATTTTAAATGACGTGATTTTATAAATTCATTCTGGTTATAAACATAGTCAAATTTCAATATTACGTCAAAATCAAACCGACACAAAAATAAAATAAAAACAAGAATTACAAATAAATATAATCAAGCTAAGTATTTAATAAAATTATTTATCTACGATATCAACGATCAAGGCACAGCCCAGAGACATCACTCAGCGTACAGCATGGGTTTCTTACGCGATGAAAAAAGCAGAAAATGTCTAACGGGCTTTATACGTCAAAAGAAAAAAG
It encodes:
- a CDS encoding LysR substrate-binding domain-containing protein translates to MKIPSLASFRFFEAAAQTGSFVKAAESLHVTHGAVSRQIRLLEDALGVELFERRNRAIFLNAAGRSLHTVTQSVFEQLEGAVYRLQQGAQDDVLTLSCEPTIAMKWLIPRLPAFNLANPDIKLHLVAAGGPIDFVRSGVDLALRRDDFHWDPQTHGVKVCDEWMGPVSRDKNERKNSLEGMRLLYTGTRPKAWATWQRQTHVSLKGSTRADYEHFYLCIQAAVSGLGMAMASFLMVQDEIANGQLHAPYGFAREGSAYYLLSPIPLEQNEKYVRFHTWLMQEVSTCLSGVENAC
- a CDS encoding MFS transporter, whose product is MTAHSREANFTTINMIIAASLVGLVTGYTLPLISLKLAELGHSTATLGILAALPAAGMMLSSFVTPWLSRRLHASYLLSGSLIILAASTVASCLLSHPVALIFPRLLTGLASGVLVVLGETWVTSRASDKHKATLTGLYAAVFTGCQLIGPLLIAAGEPMQTYALWLICAISVVCGFMLRNCATMIQADESSSSSYRDLVPFLPAIASGVLCFSFFDASILSLFPLYGMEQGLDEKSAILLVTLIFLGDAIFQTPIGWLADKCGIIKIHISCGILFCVMLVLITFSFASPSLLVPVCIVLGAAAGGLYTLSLVRAGQKFAGQRLIVMNSLLGLVWSAGSISGPLFSGAAITFYGYDGLIAILLLTGVLFVGIQGVLRKERVSRSLGEE
- a CDS encoding ABC transporter ATP-binding protein; the encoded protein is MMTSHTAQLEKLDTAFPPYPAPNTHVTIRGLNKSFAGQPLYTDLNLDLPRGKIVSIFGPNGCGKSTLMNMIAGLIPVDSGDILFDGKTLSETRIGYVFQNYRDALFPWMSAWKNIAYPLVRSGMRKQDVQARMDELIAMFDIRFDLQRYPYELSGGQQQTVCIMRALATGPEVMFLDEPFSALDFEMTLFIRDKLQEVQVATGVTMVIVSHDLEDAVFLADEILLLTRRPTTVSEIIPFNLARPRGAEAMSDPEFICVKAHTLEVFKREMAA
- a CDS encoding ABC transporter permease, which translates into the protein MRQHWTSKLLPAVGPILLFLFWQLAVSAKWLNPILLPSPVETLGYMFQSFADASMRTDIGATLYRTLVAFGFAALIGVPLGVILGSNEKIYRSLEFLIDFFRSTPSSALIPLFLLIFGITDANKIAISAFAAVLVILFNSAYGVMNAKKTRLMAAQVMGISRWHIFKDIMLLESLAQTFVGLRTGVSMALVIVIVAEMFIGSETGLGHRIIDAQQVFNIRDMYASILITGALGYLLNVLFLVVEKRIVHWSGKA
- a CDS encoding ABC transporter substrate-binding protein, which translates into the protein MKNNNDKIDRKRRQLMKWSAVSAGALTLSSLLPGMAFAAEGEEIRIGYWPIVGGLPLYVGVERGFFKEAGLNVRAVKFASPQQIVEGMITGRIHGCANGTATGALGLGAITSPGLFKIICSNPSNHRMVLDEFLVPLNSDVKSIAELKGKRIACGPGIQNVVMTKIILEKNGFTADELRVTELPVGQHVAALAAGQIDGVYTLEPTGTVGRLKGLSRTLETGVISRYVLDNPDAPWFGGAAALNSGFIESRVADAKRFTQAYAKSVQFIQQNPEAARDHITGYTSIEAELSKEVPLPGFVMYDELKGDNLAWFQKFYDVFTERKIFRQPVDVSSLIYQP
- a CDS encoding DUF1963 domain-containing protein, yielding MPIMHTDVLSIDFPSTFTSIEQIGQGGLGQYATDDGAVALNIYPVSGELLHKVETGQVERYRAFCGKSYGTLTWLEEKTLILENDSALLMTAEGIYGFAYLFAFIRLTDTVCLFAGGYCPQDRQQEHFKTLETALRSLRIITTTPEMALILHRKALGEEEAGANAIQENKVEIKQEKTTETPTFTPMPIDPALHPLLAEYSPLRRHLVDALLSADTIAPIVHAVAGTLRSSVDFYHGEEDDQTALGNHRLGGLPDLPVDIPYPCVSVTEDTLLEYEECWQEGEDEKDECIFPWDDVTKTYRVPLEFIAQIDCRTLAPLQDYLPREGTLFFFLECGSSPVTTRGKVIYVQDAARLCSGTRFADLAFNDERTLGQKPAFQLHPRTSVAIPSFYALRQNPHLEALLCSRMSLEQQAELDNDVYDDALSRLGFAQYYAWQLRQLGTFNLLPNSKATEEQLAWMVEREMLPPDFSPDAPLPEYQGIARINGCGFSQHELPELQAAQKLGGEAQDWLVLFQVCLDGQFQWDDGTLNFIIHRTDLAALRFDRVFLVCDY
- a CDS encoding YjjG family noncanonical pyrimidine nucleotidase is translated as MKYRHFLFDLDDTLLDFKASERLSFARTLTNLGVDIENTTLFADYQRENSQLWSEFEKGKISKDLLKVERFRRTFSLHGIDIDPHKASNLYLECLPETVVLVDGAVQICEALAEIGEVGIITNGIEHVQAKRVANSGLADWLSFVATSEACGFAKPDARFFEFSASKFSSFKKAEAIIVGDRLDADILGANLYGIDSCWFNAGGAANDSDIAPTYEAATLQAVFTQLSAKS
- a CDS encoding MFS transporter, whose amino-acid sequence is MPAGLLSSIATGLDVSESLAGQFITAFALGALLSAIPATALTRGMRRKPLLLIAISGFAVVNAVTAFSDNYVLSLAARFVAGLFGGVVWSMLAGYASRMVPRWLLGRAIAIVGAGSTAALVLGVPIGGLLGSVIGWQGAFGLVSVIAVLLVVWIALFAPDFPGESADNRLSLPQVAAKRGVGATLALILTYIVTHNILYIYIEPFLVASAMGDWLNGVLFIFGAGAVFGLVLSGIIVDGNLKRLGPAEVFLFAAATLLLGLWSDVQAILILAVFMWGISFGGFSVVTQTAMTHLSSDAVDVAQSMSTTSWNTAVASGGVIGGLLLSSAGPGAFPWVMIGLLTLSFFVVLLGVNRALTAAKPAQSVSVRSDSLMQSNQHL